Proteins encoded together in one Xyrauchen texanus isolate HMW12.3.18 chromosome 50, RBS_HiC_50CHRs, whole genome shotgun sequence window:
- the LOC127641059 gene encoding hatching enzyme 1.2-like: MDPRASFSILLLLIGVVQASPLMEQRVEDGIFTEPGAMDITTKILESNNGSSELLIEGDLVFPKTRNALFCFNNNCFWKKNAQNLVEVPYIVSNEFSFYDKSVIQSAMSTFHTKTCIRFVPRTSQTDYLSIENKDGCYSSLGRIGGKQVVSLNRLGCVYRGIAQHELNHALGFYHEQTRSDRDQYVRINWENISPDMAYNFQKQNTNNQNTPYDYSSIMHYGRTAFATQPGMETITPIPDATVQIGQRQDLSNTDILRINKLYGC, from the exons ATGGACCCAAGAGCTTCCTTTTCCATTCTGCTCCTGCTGATTGGCGTCGTCCAGGCATCTCCTCTCATG GAGCAGAGGGTTGAAGATGGGATTTTTACAGAGCCAGGAGCTATGGACATCACTACAAAGATTTTGGAGTCCAACAATG GATCTTCTGAACTCTTGATTGAAGGAGACCTGGTGTTTCCCAAAACCAGAAATGCTCTCTTCTGCTTCAACAATAACTGTTTCTGGAAGAAAAACGCACAAAACTTAGTGGAGGTTCCTTACATAGTGAGCAACGAATTCT ccTTTTATGACAAGTCAGTTATTCAGAGTGCCATGTCGACCTTCCACACCAAAACCTGCATCCGCTTTGTGCCCAGAACATCTCAGACCGACTACCTCAGTATTGAGAACAAAGATGG GTGCTACTCTTCTCTTGGTAGAATTGGAGGCAAACAGGTGGTCTCCCTCAACAGATTAGGCTGTGTGTATCGTGGCATCGCTCAGCATGAGCTCAACCATGCCCTGGGCTTCTACCACGAGCAAACCAGGAGCGACCGTGACCAGTACGTTAGGATCAACTGGGAGAACATCTCTCCTGACATGGCCTACAACTTCCAAAAACAGAACACCAACAATCAAAACACTCCATACGACTACAGCTCCATCATGCACTATGGAAGAACGGCCTTCGCCACCCAGCCCGGGATGGAAACCATTACTCCCATTCCTGATGCAACGGTGCAAATCGGACAGAGGCAGGATCTGTCCAACACCGACATCCTGAGAATCAACAAGCTGTATGGATGCTAA